A window of the Shimia isoporae genome harbors these coding sequences:
- a CDS encoding MOSC domain-containing protein produces the protein MGLVKALWRHPIKAHGRESVGHVSLEEGQTFPWDRRYAVAHEAAKTEGGEWASCANFSRAAKAPALQAITAKVDERTGKITLQHPDLWELTFDPETQGDKLIQWVRPLMPADRAASTKLVPAGPLGMTDSPFPSIAIHTTASHRAVEGRLGRSLSTERWRGNIWLDGYAPWEEFDWIGKTLRIGTAELEVRERITRCLATTSNPDTGRRDADTLGVLNDSFGHQDFGVYGVVTKAGDINVGDIAEVL, from the coding sequence ATGGGCCTAGTCAAAGCTCTATGGCGACACCCGATCAAGGCCCACGGACGCGAGTCCGTGGGTCATGTTTCTTTGGAGGAAGGCCAGACTTTCCCTTGGGATCGCCGCTATGCCGTAGCTCATGAGGCTGCCAAAACAGAGGGCGGTGAATGGGCGTCCTGTGCCAACTTCTCCCGTGCGGCGAAGGCCCCTGCCCTGCAAGCGATCACCGCGAAGGTCGACGAACGCACGGGCAAAATCACCCTGCAACATCCCGATCTCTGGGAACTCACGTTTGATCCGGAGACCCAGGGCGACAAGCTTATTCAGTGGGTGCGGCCCCTTATGCCTGCTGATCGTGCAGCATCGACCAAACTTGTGCCTGCGGGACCTCTCGGTATGACCGACAGTCCCTTTCCCTCGATCGCCATCCACACCACAGCCAGCCATCGGGCTGTCGAGGGCCGCCTCGGACGGTCGCTGTCGACAGAACGCTGGCGTGGCAACATCTGGCTGGACGGCTATGCGCCCTGGGAAGAATTCGACTGGATCGGCAAGACCCTTCGCATCGGCACCGCCGAACTCGAAGTGCGCGAACGCATCACCCGCTGCCTCGCCACCACATCCAACCCCGACACAGGTCGCCGCGACGCCGACACGCTCGGCGTTCTGAACGACTCCTTTGGTCATCAGGACTTTGGCGTCTACGGTGTCGTGACGAAAGCTGGCGACATCAACGTCGGCGATATCGCAGAGGTGCTTTGA
- the yihA gene encoding ribosome biogenesis GTP-binding protein YihA/YsxC, whose amino-acid sequence MQLPFPLVEDPEPIAVERGRKLFDGSNSDFLKGVVAMDGLPAGDRLEVCFAGRSNVGKSSLINALTGRKGLARASNTPGRTQEINFFTLTDSHYLVDLPGYGYANAPIPVVEKWQRLLKRYLSGRANLRRAFVLIDCRHGVKAVDEEIMSLLDSSAVTFQVVMTKADKVKEKDRAKVLKQVREKLAKHPAAYPELVLTSSEKGDGIATLRAIIAGLD is encoded by the coding sequence ATGCAACTGCCTTTCCCATTGGTCGAAGACCCCGAACCCATTGCGGTCGAACGCGGCCGCAAGTTGTTTGACGGTTCCAATTCCGACTTCCTCAAGGGTGTCGTCGCCATGGACGGTCTGCCTGCGGGTGATCGCCTGGAGGTTTGCTTTGCTGGCCGTTCCAATGTGGGCAAGTCCTCTCTGATCAACGCCCTGACGGGCCGCAAGGGGCTTGCGCGCGCATCCAACACACCGGGTCGAACTCAGGAAATCAACTTCTTTACGCTGACCGACAGCCACTATCTCGTTGACCTTCCCGGCTATGGCTACGCCAACGCGCCGATCCCTGTCGTTGAAAAATGGCAGCGTCTGCTGAAACGGTACCTATCAGGCCGCGCCAACCTGCGCCGCGCCTTTGTGCTGATCGACTGCCGTCACGGCGTCAAAGCCGTCGACGAAGAAATCATGAGCCTTTTGGACAGTTCCGCTGTGACCTTTCAGGTCGTGATGACCAAAGCCGACAAAGTGAAGGAAAAAGACCGCGCCAAGGTGCTCAAGCAGGTACGTGAAAAACTCGCGAAGCACCCTGCCGCCTATCCCGAGCTGGTTCTTACCAGTTCCGAAAAAGGCGACGGCATCGCCACCCTTCGCGCCATCATCGCGGGGCTGGACTGA
- a CDS encoding NAD(P)-dependent oxidoreductase, whose product MTLDGIGIAGCGRMGGPMLSALRAAGFDALGFDVRAYENFGDLRPHLVALPAFRAHLKTLVTVVRDIAQTDDVLFGAQNLVETAPDLRTVIVSSTLSPRYVADLRARIPEHITLIDAPMSGAAIAAEEARLSFMLGGTASELDRHQPLFDAMGAHFHRMGAYGAGMQAKVLNNLLAASNTAMTRMVLDWADHSGIDETALLNLIHTSSGQNWFASGFETIEFTRDGWEPDNTIGILTKDVASALDAAPIGADTTLPETIQAAIRALKPRA is encoded by the coding sequence ATGACACTCGACGGGATCGGAATTGCAGGATGCGGCCGTATGGGTGGCCCGATGCTTTCAGCTCTTCGTGCCGCTGGCTTTGACGCCTTGGGGTTTGATGTCAGGGCGTATGAAAACTTCGGTGACTTGAGGCCCCATCTGGTAGCGTTGCCGGCGTTTCGTGCGCATTTGAAAACGCTTGTTACGGTTGTGCGTGACATTGCACAAACCGACGACGTTCTTTTTGGCGCTCAGAACCTCGTAGAAACTGCACCCGATTTGCGTACGGTGATTGTCTCCTCAACTCTGTCGCCTCGCTATGTCGCAGATCTGCGCGCGCGCATTCCCGAACACATCACCCTGATCGACGCTCCGATGAGTGGCGCCGCTATTGCAGCCGAAGAAGCGCGCTTGTCCTTTATGCTTGGGGGCACCGCCAGTGAACTTGACCGCCACCAGCCTCTGTTTGACGCCATGGGCGCTCATTTCCATAGGATGGGCGCCTACGGCGCCGGTATGCAGGCCAAGGTTCTCAACAACTTGCTTGCCGCTTCCAATACAGCAATGACCAGAATGGTGCTGGATTGGGCAGATCATTCTGGAATCGACGAGACAGCCCTGCTCAACCTGATTCATACCTCGTCAGGACAAAACTGGTTCGCTTCAGGTTTTGAGACCATTGAATTCACCCGCGACGGCTGGGAACCTGACAACACCATTGGCATTCTGACAAAAGACGTCGCCTCTGCTTTGGACGCCGCACCAATCGGAGCAGACACAACGCTCCCCGAAACCATACAGGCCGCCATTCGCGCATTGAAACCGCGCGCCTGA
- a CDS encoding CDP-alcohol phosphatidyltransferase family protein, with product MTLRSRALSVHLFTATGAVFAMLAMLAAVEDKWSLMFLWLVVAFVVDGIDGPLARHYHVKKNAPEFDGVLLDLIIDYLTYVFIPAFALFKSGLMDGWTGWFAIIVITFTSALYFADTRMKTKDNSFSGFPGCWNMLVLVIFAVQPNFWVSLAVVTLLAIAMFVPVKFVHPVRTERWRLVTLPVAILWTALAGRAAWVDFDTLSVVNLLLVLSSAYLLFAGAAQQLIYREKL from the coding sequence ATGACACTTCGCAGCCGTGCCCTCTCCGTCCATTTGTTCACTGCCACCGGTGCGGTCTTCGCCATGCTGGCCATGCTGGCCGCAGTAGAAGACAAGTGGAGCTTGATGTTTCTTTGGCTCGTGGTGGCATTTGTCGTGGATGGCATCGACGGACCTCTGGCGCGCCACTACCACGTAAAAAAGAACGCACCAGAGTTCGACGGCGTGCTTCTTGATCTCATCATCGACTACCTGACGTATGTGTTTATTCCGGCATTTGCGCTCTTCAAATCCGGTCTGATGGACGGCTGGACCGGCTGGTTCGCGATCATCGTGATAACCTTTACTTCAGCGCTGTACTTTGCCGATACACGCATGAAAACAAAAGATAATTCATTTTCCGGATTCCCCGGATGCTGGAACATGCTGGTGTTAGTGATCTTTGCGGTACAGCCCAATTTCTGGGTCAGCCTCGCTGTCGTGACCCTGCTCGCGATAGCGATGTTCGTTCCTGTAAAGTTTGTGCACCCCGTGCGCACCGAGCGCTGGCGGCTGGTGACTTTGCCGGTCGCTATTTTATGGACAGCACTGGCGGGGCGCGCTGCTTGGGTGGACTTTGACACGCTTTCGGTGGTCAACCTCTTGCTGGTACTTAGCTCCGCCTACCTGCTTTTCGCCGGAGCGGCACAGCAATTGATCTACCGAGAAAAACTCTGA
- a CDS encoding methylated-DNA--[protein]-cysteine S-methyltransferase: MFETTVDTPTGPMILREKDGAVVWAEWGVGGTDKTPLLKRAARQLQAYFEDAENGFDLPLRVEASEFQQAVCAAMSAIPLGETRTYGDLSKELGVPAQAIGQGCGGNPIPVIIPCHRVLGANGLGGFSGAGGVETKVWLLKHERAGGLLI; this comes from the coding sequence ATGTTTGAGACCACTGTTGATACCCCGACGGGGCCTATGATCCTTCGCGAAAAGGACGGTGCGGTCGTGTGGGCAGAGTGGGGTGTCGGCGGGACCGATAAAACACCGTTGTTGAAGCGGGCAGCAAGGCAACTGCAAGCCTATTTTGAGGATGCCGAAAACGGTTTCGATCTGCCTTTGAGGGTTGAGGCGTCTGAGTTTCAGCAAGCTGTTTGTGCCGCGATGAGCGCGATACCGCTGGGCGAGACAAGGACATACGGCGACTTGTCAAAGGAGCTGGGTGTGCCCGCTCAGGCGATTGGGCAGGGGTGCGGCGGGAATCCGATCCCAGTGATTATTCCATGCCATCGCGTGTTGGGAGCGAACGGGTTGGGTGGATTTTCCGGAGCGGGTGGGGTTGAGACGAAAGTCTGGCTGCTCAAACATGAGCGAGCGGGCGGCTTGTTGATCTGA
- the ileS gene encoding isoleucine--tRNA ligase produces the protein MCAETPDYKETLNLPKTDFPMRAGLPKREPAWLERWEQIGVYDRLREKEGRTPFTLHDGPPYANGHLHIGHALNKTIKDMIVRSHQMMGHDARYVPGWDCHGLPIEWKIEEQYRKKGKDKDAIDIVEFRQECRKFAEGWIDIQREEFKRLGITGNWPDPYITMDYHAEAVIAEEFMKFLMNGTLYQGSKPVMWSPIEKTALAEAEVEYHDKESFTIWVKFKVAEPADHKLAGAYVVIWTTTPWTIPSNKAVVFGQDIAYGLYEVTGTPEESWAKVGDRFVLADNLAGDVMTRARLDETMWKRVGDVPTSDLEGVGLAHPLNGADGSEGEWDDLRDFRAAPFVTDTEGTGFVHCAPSHGMEEFELYRDLGMLEQMITYNVMDDGGFRADLPFFGGTYILSRKGGEGNANKTIIDKLVEVGGLLARGKIKHSYPHSWRSKAPIIYRNTPQWFASVDREVGDGQDALGTTIRERALNAIDQEVKWWPQTGRNRLYSMIEARPDWVLSRQRAWGVPLTCFVRKGKLPTDPDFLLRDPAVNARISEAFEAEGADCWYVDGAKERFLGDGHNPDEWEQVFDVLDVWFDSGSTHAFVLRDREDGSEDGIADVYMEGTDQHRGWFHSSLLQSCGTNGRAPYRNVVTHGFTLDEKGNKMSKSLGNTIVPEEVVKQYGADILRLWVAQTDYTADQRIGPEILKGVADSYRRLRNTMRFMLGSLSEFTEADRVDVEDMPELERWVLHRLAELDHQVRKGYAEFNFQGVFSAIFNFATVELSAFYFDIRKDALYCDGDTLRRRSARTVLDILFHRLTTWLAPVLVFTMEEVWLERFPGDDSSVHLVDFPDTPADWLNEPLAAKWAGVRDVRRVVTAALEIQRTDKVIGASLEAAPVVHVRDADVVEALKSVNFADICITSTIDVNNDPMPAEAFRLPEIEGVGVVFERAEGEKCQRCWKILPDVGQHAHEGVCGRCNEALG, from the coding sequence ATGTGTGCCGAAACACCCGACTATAAAGAAACGCTGAACCTGCCGAAGACCGATTTCCCGATGCGTGCGGGCCTGCCCAAGCGCGAGCCTGCTTGGCTGGAGCGCTGGGAGCAGATCGGCGTTTATGACCGCCTGCGCGAGAAGGAAGGCCGTACGCCGTTCACGCTGCATGATGGCCCGCCCTATGCGAACGGCCACTTGCACATCGGCCACGCTCTGAACAAGACCATCAAGGACATGATCGTGCGTTCCCACCAGATGATGGGCCATGATGCACGCTATGTGCCGGGCTGGGATTGTCATGGTCTGCCGATCGAATGGAAAATCGAAGAGCAGTACCGCAAGAAGGGCAAGGACAAGGACGCGATCGATATCGTTGAGTTCCGTCAGGAGTGCCGCAAGTTCGCCGAGGGTTGGATCGACATCCAGCGCGAGGAGTTCAAGCGTTTGGGCATCACCGGAAACTGGCCTGATCCCTACATCACGATGGACTATCACGCCGAGGCTGTGATCGCCGAGGAATTCATGAAGTTCCTGATGAACGGAACGCTCTATCAGGGTTCCAAGCCCGTGATGTGGTCGCCAATCGAGAAAACCGCGCTGGCCGAAGCTGAAGTGGAGTACCACGACAAGGAAAGCTTCACGATCTGGGTGAAATTCAAGGTGGCGGAGCCTGCCGATCACAAGCTGGCAGGCGCTTACGTTGTGATCTGGACAACGACGCCATGGACGATTCCGTCCAACAAGGCCGTCGTGTTTGGACAGGACATTGCATATGGCCTCTACGAGGTCACCGGAACACCGGAAGAGAGCTGGGCCAAGGTGGGTGACCGTTTTGTACTGGCGGACAATCTGGCAGGCGATGTAATGACCCGTGCACGGTTGGACGAAACCATGTGGAAACGCGTCGGTGATGTTCCTACGAGTGATCTTGAAGGGGTAGGTTTGGCGCACCCTCTGAACGGTGCCGACGGCTCCGAGGGCGAGTGGGATGACCTGCGCGATTTCCGTGCAGCACCCTTTGTGACCGACACCGAAGGTACAGGTTTTGTACACTGTGCGCCGTCACACGGTATGGAGGAATTCGAGCTCTACCGTGACCTCGGAATGCTGGAGCAGATGATCACCTACAACGTCATGGACGATGGTGGTTTCCGAGCGGACCTGCCTTTCTTTGGCGGCACATACATCCTGTCGCGCAAAGGTGGAGAGGGGAACGCCAACAAAACGATCATCGACAAACTGGTCGAAGTTGGCGGGCTGCTGGCACGTGGCAAAATCAAGCACTCCTATCCGCACAGCTGGCGGTCCAAAGCGCCGATCATCTATCGCAATACACCGCAGTGGTTCGCCTCTGTGGATCGCGAAGTGGGCGATGGTCAGGATGCTTTGGGCACAACGATCCGCGAGCGTGCGCTGAACGCAATTGATCAGGAAGTGAAGTGGTGGCCGCAGACCGGTCGCAACCGCCTCTATTCCATGATCGAGGCGCGGCCGGATTGGGTTCTGTCCCGTCAACGTGCTTGGGGCGTGCCGCTGACCTGTTTTGTGCGCAAAGGAAAATTGCCGACCGATCCGGATTTCCTGCTGCGTGACCCTGCTGTGAATGCTCGGATTTCGGAAGCCTTTGAGGCCGAGGGCGCGGATTGCTGGTATGTTGATGGTGCCAAAGAACGCTTCCTTGGCGACGGCCACAATCCGGATGAATGGGAGCAGGTTTTTGACGTGCTGGACGTGTGGTTTGACTCCGGTTCGACGCATGCCTTTGTGCTGCGTGACCGGGAAGACGGGTCCGAGGACGGCATTGCCGATGTCTATATGGAAGGCACCGACCAGCATCGTGGCTGGTTCCACAGCTCACTGCTGCAATCCTGTGGCACCAACGGACGCGCGCCGTATCGCAACGTGGTCACGCACGGCTTCACGCTGGACGAGAAGGGCAACAAGATGTCCAAGTCGCTCGGCAACACCATCGTGCCGGAGGAAGTTGTCAAACAATACGGTGCCGACATCCTGCGCCTGTGGGTGGCACAGACCGACTACACTGCAGATCAGCGCATCGGTCCGGAGATCCTCAAAGGCGTGGCGGACAGCTATCGCCGTCTGCGCAATACTATGCGTTTCATGCTTGGCTCGTTGAGCGAATTCACAGAGGCGGATCGTGTGGACGTGGAGGACATGCCAGAGCTCGAACGCTGGGTTCTGCACCGTCTGGCGGAGTTGGATCATCAGGTTCGCAAGGGCTATGCGGAGTTCAACTTCCAGGGCGTGTTCAGTGCAATCTTCAATTTTGCGACCGTGGAACTGTCTGCGTTCTACTTTGATATCCGCAAGGATGCGCTCTATTGCGACGGTGACACGTTGCGCCGCCGCTCGGCGCGGACTGTTCTGGACATCCTTTTCCACCGTTTGACCACGTGGCTGGCGCCGGTGTTGGTGTTCACCATGGAAGAGGTCTGGCTGGAGCGTTTCCCAGGTGACGACAGTTCTGTGCATCTCGTGGACTTCCCCGACACGCCGGCGGATTGGCTGAATGAACCGTTGGCGGCAAAATGGGCCGGAGTGCGTGACGTGCGCCGAGTGGTCACCGCAGCGCTGGAGATCCAGCGCACCGACAAGGTGATCGGTGCTTCGCTTGAGGCCGCGCCCGTGGTGCATGTGCGCGACGCGGATGTGGTCGAGGCGCTGAAATCGGTGAATTTTGCCGATATCTGCATCACTTCGACCATTGACGTGAATAACGACCCGATGCCAGCAGAAGCTTTCCGACTGCCAGAGATCGAGGGCGTTGGCGTTGTTTTTGAGCGTGCCGAGGGTGAAAAGTGCCAGCGCTGCTGGAAGATCCTGCCGGACGTAGGTCAACATGCGCACGAAGGTGTTTGTGGTCGTTGTAACGAGGCCTTGGGGTAA
- a CDS encoding group III truncated hemoglobin produces MATIPPKFDITRPEIERVVAAFYERIREHPGLGPVFAVHVGDWPSHEAKVADFWANAILFERSYDGNPLAVHRMAGNVQPGMFETWLALFDRILVQELNSTQAAAWSALAHNIGRSLRAGVVEKVKGPDGIPILK; encoded by the coding sequence ATGGCCACCATCCCACCGAAATTCGACATCACCCGCCCCGAGATCGAGCGAGTCGTGGCTGCCTTTTATGAGCGCATCCGCGAGCATCCCGGCTTGGGTCCGGTCTTTGCCGTGCACGTCGGGGACTGGCCAAGCCATGAGGCCAAAGTGGCGGATTTCTGGGCCAATGCGATCCTGTTTGAACGCTCTTATGACGGCAACCCGCTCGCCGTGCACCGCATGGCAGGCAACGTGCAGCCGGGCATGTTCGAAACCTGGCTCGCGCTCTTTGACCGCATATTGGTCCAGGAACTCAACAGCACCCAAGCCGCTGCATGGTCCGCTCTGGCCCACAACATCGGACGTAGCCTGCGAGCCGGCGTTGTGGAGAAAGTCAAAGGCCCGGACGGAATACCGATCCTCAAATGA
- a CDS encoding VIT1/CCC1 transporter family protein, with translation MSQHGHSQEEVEHRIGNPPGRGLLRDVVYGGIDGSVTTFAIVAGVAGAGLSPFIIVALGIANVLADGFSMAAGNFLGTKAELDDAKRLRAVEKQHLKDWPEGERLEIREILRLKGLDGEVLEAATDAIAANEEAAVQLMLEGEYGLAGVDPHPQRAALATFLAFLVAGLIPLLPFIFGAPDAFRWSAIMTGVTFFAIGTMKAKWSLEPWWKSGLETLAIGGVAAAIAYGVGSLFNVG, from the coding sequence ATGAGCCAGCACGGACATTCTCAGGAAGAAGTCGAGCACCGGATTGGGAACCCGCCCGGACGGGGCCTGTTGCGCGATGTGGTTTATGGCGGGATTGATGGGTCTGTGACCACGTTCGCAATTGTCGCTGGCGTGGCCGGTGCCGGTTTGTCGCCATTCATTATCGTGGCTCTGGGCATTGCCAATGTGCTTGCGGATGGATTTTCGATGGCGGCGGGCAACTTTCTGGGCACCAAAGCAGAGCTGGACGATGCCAAGCGGTTGCGTGCCGTGGAGAAGCAACACCTTAAGGATTGGCCCGAAGGGGAGAGGCTCGAAATCCGCGAGATTTTGCGGCTCAAGGGACTCGATGGCGAAGTTCTGGAAGCAGCGACAGATGCAATCGCCGCCAACGAAGAGGCTGCCGTGCAGTTGATGCTTGAGGGTGAGTATGGCCTTGCAGGCGTTGATCCGCATCCGCAACGCGCGGCACTGGCGACGTTTCTGGCCTTTCTTGTTGCAGGGTTGATTCCCTTGCTCCCCTTTATTTTCGGGGCGCCGGACGCCTTCCGCTGGTCGGCCATCATGACTGGCGTCACCTTTTTCGCGATTGGTACCATGAAGGCCAAATGGTCGTTGGAGCCTTGGTGGAAGTCCGGTTTGGAGACCTTGGCAATTGGCGGTGTGGCCGCTGCGATTGCTTATGGGGTCGGTAGCCTGTTCAACGTCGGATAA
- a CDS encoding YcjF family protein: protein MTQGPVLIDIEEGAAPDVAKAAPVPEFGAPEPQGQAMQVAARLGSRKLSWLASLFWGLLATFVSAAVSVAAWDFAVGLAARSPTLGLAVSAVGLALLGVAAVMVLRELAGFARLRRVDGLKTIAARAVQSGDLAEARGLVDRLQRFYRGREDLRWGRDTLSKRREEVLDGDALLALTETELMGPLDKAAQMEVEAAARQVAAVTALVPLALADVIAALTANLRMIRRIAEIYGGRTGALGNWRLFRAVMTHLVATGAVAAGDDLIGSMVGGGALAKLSRRFGEGIVNGALTARVGVAAMEVCRPMPFGTGLRPSVTGLVKRALAGLFSKESRDT from the coding sequence GTGACGCAAGGGCCGGTTCTGATCGACATAGAAGAAGGCGCAGCGCCCGACGTGGCAAAAGCCGCACCTGTTCCCGAATTTGGTGCGCCTGAACCACAGGGACAAGCCATGCAGGTGGCTGCGCGGCTGGGCAGCCGGAAGCTGAGCTGGCTGGCGAGCCTGTTCTGGGGGCTTCTTGCGACCTTCGTCAGTGCTGCAGTTTCCGTGGCCGCGTGGGACTTTGCCGTCGGTCTGGCGGCACGGTCGCCTACGCTGGGCTTGGCGGTAAGCGCTGTTGGTCTGGCTTTGCTTGGCGTGGCGGCCGTGATGGTTTTGCGGGAACTGGCAGGGTTCGCGCGCTTGCGACGTGTGGACGGGTTGAAAACCATTGCCGCGCGGGCCGTGCAGTCAGGGGATCTGGCGGAAGCCCGCGGGTTGGTGGATCGGCTGCAGCGGTTTTATCGGGGGCGGGAGGATCTACGCTGGGGACGGGACACTCTTTCAAAGCGACGGGAAGAGGTGCTGGACGGGGACGCGCTTTTGGCCCTGACGGAAACGGAACTGATGGGGCCTTTGGACAAGGCAGCGCAGATGGAGGTTGAGGCCGCAGCGCGGCAAGTGGCCGCTGTAACAGCCTTGGTGCCGTTGGCACTAGCCGATGTTATCGCAGCCCTGACCGCGAACCTGCGCATGATCCGGCGTATTGCCGAAATCTATGGGGGTAGAACCGGCGCATTGGGAAACTGGCGACTTTTCAGGGCGGTGATGACGCATCTGGTGGCGACGGGCGCTGTTGCCGCTGGCGATGACCTGATCGGCTCGATGGTTGGTGGCGGGGCCTTGGCCAAGCTGAGCAGGCGGTTTGGCGAGGGGATCGTAAATGGTGCTTTGACGGCGCGGGTGGGTGTTGCGGCAATGGAAGTCTGCCGACCGATGCCTTTCGGTACTGGGCTTCGTCCTTCCGTTACAGGGTTGGTCAAACGCGCACTCGCCGGCCTGTTCAGCAAGGAAAGCCGAGACACATGA
- a CDS encoding YcjX family protein, translated as MVISSIADGVLRRVEAVGDGLSEALFEPVIRLGVTGMARSGKTVFITSLVANLLDRGRMPQLAAHAEGRIEAAFLQPQPDDLVPRFDYEAHLAAMTGADPEWPESTRAISELRVTLRVKPAGMFAGLQGARTVHLDIVDYPGEWLMDLSLMQKSFAQWSEEVLAALQAREQAADYLELLAQADGKQELDELQAQTLASAFTRYLHAARGAGYSDCTPGRFLLPGDLEGSPALTFAPLNAVEKAGRRSLWRAFERRFEAYKARVVAPFFRDHFARLDRQVVLVDALGAIHSGPRAVEDLRSGLQDTLAAFKPGRNPFLARLLRGKRVEKVLFAATKADHLHHRQHPQLTAIMQALTRDAADRAQFAGAVTEAMSLAALRATVEETVTHEGKPLDCVRGRLLETGKQAAFYPGALPEDPGVLLKPARQGAGAWLGQDYQVMKFAPAPLTLRPGEGPPHIRLDRAAQFLIGDLL; from the coding sequence TTGGTCATTTCCAGCATTGCCGACGGAGTTTTGCGTCGGGTTGAAGCGGTGGGCGATGGCCTGTCGGAGGCATTGTTTGAGCCGGTCATTCGGCTGGGCGTAACCGGCATGGCACGGTCGGGAAAGACGGTGTTCATCACCTCGCTTGTTGCAAATCTGCTTGATCGCGGACGAATGCCGCAATTGGCTGCTCACGCAGAAGGCCGCATTGAAGCCGCGTTTTTGCAGCCACAACCTGATGATCTGGTACCTCGGTTTGACTATGAGGCGCATCTCGCGGCGATGACCGGAGCCGATCCAGAGTGGCCCGAGAGCACAAGAGCTATCAGCGAACTACGGGTGACACTGCGCGTGAAACCAGCGGGCATGTTCGCTGGATTACAGGGCGCGCGGACCGTGCATTTGGACATCGTGGACTATCCCGGCGAGTGGTTGATGGATCTTTCGCTGATGCAAAAGTCCTTTGCTCAGTGGAGCGAGGAGGTTTTGGCTGCGTTACAGGCGCGGGAGCAAGCCGCCGACTATCTCGAGTTGCTTGCACAGGCGGACGGAAAGCAGGAGTTGGACGAGCTCCAGGCACAGACTTTGGCATCGGCGTTTACGCGGTATCTGCACGCCGCACGGGGGGCGGGCTATTCGGATTGCACACCAGGCCGGTTTTTGTTGCCCGGCGATCTGGAAGGGTCGCCAGCGCTGACGTTTGCGCCGTTGAATGCAGTCGAAAAAGCCGGGCGAAGGTCGTTGTGGCGGGCTTTCGAGCGTAGGTTCGAAGCCTATAAGGCGCGGGTGGTCGCACCGTTTTTCCGCGATCATTTTGCCCGCTTGGACCGGCAGGTCGTGCTGGTTGATGCGCTTGGGGCGATCCATTCCGGTCCGCGTGCGGTGGAAGATCTTCGCAGTGGTTTGCAGGACACACTTGCGGCCTTCAAGCCGGGACGAAACCCGTTTCTGGCTCGGTTGTTGCGCGGCAAACGAGTGGAAAAAGTTCTTTTTGCTGCGACCAAAGCGGACCATTTGCATCATCGCCAGCATCCGCAACTGACAGCCATTATGCAGGCGCTCACACGGGACGCAGCAGATCGGGCACAGTTTGCCGGAGCAGTTACCGAAGCGATGTCGCTGGCCGCGCTGCGGGCGACTGTGGAAGAAACGGTCACGCATGAAGGTAAACCGCTGGACTGCGTGCGTGGTAGACTACTTGAAACGGGCAAGCAGGCTGCGTTTTATCCCGGGGCCCTCCCCGAAGATCCCGGGGTTTTGCTTAAACCGGCGCGGCAAGGGGCCGGCGCATGGCTTGGGCAGGATTATCAGGTAATGAAGTTTGCTCCGGCACCGCTCACTCTGCGTCCCGGAGAGGGGCCGCCGCATATCCGGCTGGATCGTGCTGCGCAGTTTTTGATTGGAGATTTGCTGTGA
- the truA gene encoding tRNA pseudouridine(38-40) synthase TruA — protein sequence MPRYAMQVEYHGAPFAGWQRQADQPSVQGAIETALSKLQPGEHTIAAAGRTDAGVHALAQVAHCDMDKEWDPFRLSEALNFQLKPAPVAITACARVDDDWHARFSAMERRYLFRLLMRRAPATHQAGLVWQVKHDLDELAMQEGANRLLGNHDFTTFRSSICQAASPQKTLDELRIERVETYSGPEIHFHVRARSFLHNQVRSFVGTLERVGAGAWDPDDVTAALEARDRAACGPVCPPQGLYLAGVTYPTDVFTGL from the coding sequence ATGCCCAGATACGCCATGCAAGTCGAATACCACGGAGCCCCCTTTGCCGGCTGGCAGCGTCAGGCTGACCAGCCCTCGGTTCAAGGTGCCATTGAAACCGCACTTTCCAAACTGCAACCTGGTGAACACACCATTGCGGCAGCGGGACGGACCGACGCGGGCGTGCATGCACTTGCTCAGGTCGCACATTGCGACATGGACAAAGAATGGGATCCGTTTCGCCTTTCGGAAGCTCTCAATTTCCAATTGAAACCCGCCCCTGTGGCCATCACCGCTTGTGCCCGTGTCGACGATGATTGGCATGCCCGGTTTTCCGCAATGGAACGCCGCTATCTGTTCCGCCTGCTGATGCGCCGCGCACCGGCAACTCATCAGGCTGGCCTGGTTTGGCAGGTCAAACACGATCTCGACGAATTGGCCATGCAAGAAGGCGCCAACCGGCTTCTAGGCAATCACGATTTCACCACTTTCCGCAGCTCGATTTGCCAAGCAGCATCACCGCAGAAGACCCTCGATGAATTGCGCATAGAGCGCGTCGAGACCTATAGTGGGCCGGAAATTCATTTTCACGTCCGTGCGCGCTCGTTCCTTCATAATCAGGTCCGCAGCTTTGTGGGTACGCTCGAAAGGGTCGGTGCAGGCGCATGGGATCCCGACGACGTCACCGCGGCACTGGAGGCACGTGATCGTGCGGCCTGTGGCCCCGTCTGCCCGCCGCAGGGCCTCTACCTTGCTGGTGTCACTTACCCTACGGACGTTTTCACGGGCCTCTGA